Proteins from one Ahaetulla prasina isolate Xishuangbanna chromosome 2, ASM2864084v1, whole genome shotgun sequence genomic window:
- the LOC131193465 gene encoding tigger transposable element-derived protein 1-like isoform X3: protein MAEQRVGVPKEAGTENEARDPLIVQVRTTGDCLTSNGPSYINLQSQEEIHQCWDFHLQKFLKSVAVLPATLPPLEENATESQASTGRDKENPQQEISGWSRGESVLQRDPNISAKAWTGREKLDFCMKMSSKRKSSSTTEGSKKKQRKVISLNLKMKIIKAYEAGKKVTNIAQEEGLAHSTISAILKDKERIKEATKGSSGMTTSIIRKQKHLVHEMEKLLILWIEDQIQKRLPVSLFLIQNKARSIFSTLKERAGDECTETFTASRGWFMRFQLRFHYQKTHRLGKADKEAGKHFPDELDNVVAEGNYFAEQIFRVDETGLYWKRMPERTYIHREAQAIPGCKAFKDRVTLLLGGNVAGFKLTPFLILKSDHACMFQNINKDTLPVHYRFDCKAWMTHVLFEDWFTNCFIPQVKEYCWQEGITFKILLLLDKAPGHPLHLDSLHPNIKVVYLPQNTTTLVQPVGQGAISAFKAYYLHAVFAKAFATVDHERLTLTEFWKSYNILHCIENIVAAWQDVSVKCMQGFWRKYLKCFPLLVNNSVGFDQNQTVDEINKKILTLAKFLDLEVDAKEVKKWIAYAEGELSNEELIELKEELEAQKVVEEEVEKEKEKVEKEKEKVEKEKEKVVEIEPKTFSLKRLAGVFSSVNKVLSELKRMDPDVERFSKVHWEMSEILKCYREIYEGKKKERNDKETKQKDCRKEVTPSPAPLPLLLPFPSTGIQRPEDPQPSTSYASRFALPENTENYECFQGFISNFMYAGVPKDTILKSPKLEEETFEIRKVKIPLDIKEEIDGEANSPEYDI from the exons ATGGCGGAACAGAGGGTTGGGGTACCCAAAGAAGCAGGAACTGAGAATGAGGCAAGAGACCCCCTCATTGTTCAGGTCAGGACCACGGGGGACTGCTTGACCAGCAATGGCCCATCCTATATTAATCTGCAGTCCCAGGAGGAAATCCACCAATGCTGGGACTTTCATTTGCAGAAGTTCCTGAAAAGTGTGGCAGTGCTTCCCGCAACTCTGCCTCCCTTGGAGGAAAATGCCACAGAATCGCAGGCCTCCACGGGGAGAGACAAGGAGAATCCGCAGCAAGAGATTTCTGGGTGGTCCAGAGGCGAATCCGTGCTCCAAAGAGACCCGAACATCAGTGCAAAAGCTTGGACGGGCAGGGAAAAGCTGGATTTCTGCATGAAG ATGTCTTCAAAGAGAAAGAGCTCCAGTACAACCGAAGGAAGTAAAAAGAAGCAAAGGAAAGTCATCAGCCTCAATTTGAAGATGAAGATCATCAAAGCCTACGAGGCCGGGAAGAAAGTGACTAATATAGCTCAAGAGGAAGGCCTGGCCCACTCCACCATCTCCGCCATTTTGAAGGACAAGGAACGGATCAAAGAGGCCACAAAAGGATCATCGGGAATGACCACGAGCATCATAAGGAAGCAAAAACACCTCGTCCACGAAATGGAGAAACTCCTCATCCTCTGGATCGAAGATCAGATACAGAAGAGGCTTCCGGTGAGCCTTTTCCTCATTCAGAATAAGGCGCGCAGCATTTTCTCGACGCTGAAAGAACGGGCAGGTGACGAATGCACCGAAACATTCACGGCCAGCCGTGGCTGGTTTATGCGATTCCAGCTAAGATTTCATTACCAGAAAACACACAGATTAGGTAAAGCTGACAAAGAAGCTGGCAAACACTTTCCGGATGAACTGGATAACGTCGTAGCAGAAGGGAACTATTTCGCTGAACAGATATTCAGAGTGGACGAGACTGGGTTGTATTGGAAAAGAATGCCGGAGAGGACCTACATACACCGAGAAGCCCAAGCAATACCGGGGTGCAAAGCATTTAAGGACAGAGTAACCTTGCTATTGGGTGGAAACGTCGCCGGATTCAAGCTGACGCCGTTCCTGATCCTCAAATCAGATCATGCCTGTATGTTCCAAAACATAAACAAGGACACGCTGCCCGTTCATTACCGTTTTGATTGTAAGGCCTGGATGACACACGTCCTCTTTGAGGATTGGTTTACGAATTGTTTCATACCCCAAGTAAAGGAATATTGTTGGCAAGAGGGAATAACGTTTAAAATTCTGCTGCTCCTTGACAAAGCACCTGGACACCCCCTCCATCTTGACAGTCTCCATCCTAATATAAAGGTAGTTTATCTACCCCAAAATACCACCACTCTCGTACAGCCGGTGGGCCAGGGAGCTATCTCAGCATTCAAGGCCTACTATTTGCACGCGGTGTTTGCCAAAGCCTTTGCCACAGTGGACCACGAAAGGCTAACGCTGACTGAGTTTTGGAAAAGCTACAATATTCTGCATTGTATCGAAAACATCGTAGCAGCCTGGCAGGACGTTAGTGTGAAATGCATGCAAGGGTTTTGGAGAAAGTACTTGAAATGTTTTCCTCTCCTTGTCAATAATTCGGTAGGATTTGACCAAAACCAAACTGTGgatgaaataaataagaaaattttGACACTCGCGAAATTCCTTGATTTAGAGGTCGATGCTAAAGAGGTAAAAAAATGGATTGCTTATGCAGAGGGAGAGCTTTCGAACGAAGAGTTAATTGAACTGAAAGAAGAACTGGAAGCCCAAAAGGTGGTGGAAGAAGaggtagagaaagaaaaagaaaaagtagagaaagaaaaagaaaaagtagaaaaagaaaaagaaaaagttgtcgaaattgagcccaaaacattcaGTCTGAAAAGATTGGCTGGTGTTTTTTCGAGTGTTAACAAAGTTTTATCGGAATTGAAACGTATGGATCCAGACGTAGAACGTTTTAGTAAGGTACATTGGGAAATGAGTGAAATCTTAAAATGTTACCGTGAAATatatgaaggaaaaaagaaagaaaggaatgatAAAGAAACCAAACAGAAGGACTGCCGGAAGGAAGTTACTCCTTCTCCAGCTCCACTTCCCCTCCTTTTGCCCTTCCCGTCTACAGGAATACAACGCCCAGAGGATCCACAGCCATCAACCAGCTATGCCAGCCGATTCGCTCTTCCTGAAAACACAGAAAACTACGAATGTTTTCAAGGATTTATATCCAATTTTATGTATGCAG gAGTCCCAAAGGATACAATACTAAAATCTCCCAAATTGGAAGAAGAGACTTTTGAGATACGGAAAGTAAAGATTCCCCTGGACATAAAGGAAGAGATTGATGGAGAGGCCAATTCACCAG
- the LOC131193465 gene encoding tigger transposable element-derived protein 1-like isoform X2, with translation MAEQRVGVPKEAGTENEARDPLIVQKFLKSVAVLPATLPPLEENATESQASTGRDKENPQQEISGWSRGESVLQRDPNISAKAWTGREKLDFCMKVKVKETLKEVDLGSQWPLQLRQFGPQDAEQHQEMSSKRKSSSTTEGSKKKQRKVISLNLKMKIIKAYEAGKKVTNIAQEEGLAHSTISAILKDKERIKEATKGSSGMTTSIIRKQKHLVHEMEKLLILWIEDQIQKRLPVSLFLIQNKARSIFSTLKERAGDECTETFTASRGWFMRFQLRFHYQKTHRLGKADKEAGKHFPDELDNVVAEGNYFAEQIFRVDETGLYWKRMPERTYIHREAQAIPGCKAFKDRVTLLLGGNVAGFKLTPFLILKSDHACMFQNINKDTLPVHYRFDCKAWMTHVLFEDWFTNCFIPQVKEYCWQEGITFKILLLLDKAPGHPLHLDSLHPNIKVVYLPQNTTTLVQPVGQGAISAFKAYYLHAVFAKAFATVDHERLTLTEFWKSYNILHCIENIVAAWQDVSVKCMQGFWRKYLKCFPLLVNNSVGFDQNQTVDEINKKILTLAKFLDLEVDAKEVKKWIAYAEGELSNEELIELKEELEAQKVVEEEVEKEKEKVEKEKEKVEKEKEKVVEIEPKTFSLKRLAGVFSSVNKVLSELKRMDPDVERFSKVHWEMSEILKCYREIYEGKKKERNDKETKQKDCRKEVTPSPAPLPLLLPFPSTGIQRPEDPQPSTSYASRFALPENTENYECFQGFISNFMYAGVPKDTILKSPKLEEETFEIRKVKIPLDIKEEIDGEANSPEYDI, from the exons ATGGCGGAACAGAGGGTTGGGGTACCCAAAGAAGCAGGAACTGAGAATGAGGCAAGAGACCCCCTCATTGTTCAG AAGTTCCTGAAAAGTGTGGCAGTGCTTCCCGCAACTCTGCCTCCCTTGGAGGAAAATGCCACAGAATCGCAGGCCTCCACGGGGAGAGACAAGGAGAATCCGCAGCAAGAGATTTCTGGGTGGTCCAGAGGCGAATCCGTGCTCCAAAGAGACCCGAACATCAGTGCAAAAGCTTGGACGGGCAGGGAAAAGCTGGATTTCTGCATGAAGGTGAAGGTGAAAGAGACTTTGAAGGAAGTTGACCTCGGGAGCCAGTGGCCCCTGCAGCTCAGGCAGTTCGGTCCTCAGGATGCTGAGCAGCACCAGGAG ATGTCTTCAAAGAGAAAGAGCTCCAGTACAACCGAAGGAAGTAAAAAGAAGCAAAGGAAAGTCATCAGCCTCAATTTGAAGATGAAGATCATCAAAGCCTACGAGGCCGGGAAGAAAGTGACTAATATAGCTCAAGAGGAAGGCCTGGCCCACTCCACCATCTCCGCCATTTTGAAGGACAAGGAACGGATCAAAGAGGCCACAAAAGGATCATCGGGAATGACCACGAGCATCATAAGGAAGCAAAAACACCTCGTCCACGAAATGGAGAAACTCCTCATCCTCTGGATCGAAGATCAGATACAGAAGAGGCTTCCGGTGAGCCTTTTCCTCATTCAGAATAAGGCGCGCAGCATTTTCTCGACGCTGAAAGAACGGGCAGGTGACGAATGCACCGAAACATTCACGGCCAGCCGTGGCTGGTTTATGCGATTCCAGCTAAGATTTCATTACCAGAAAACACACAGATTAGGTAAAGCTGACAAAGAAGCTGGCAAACACTTTCCGGATGAACTGGATAACGTCGTAGCAGAAGGGAACTATTTCGCTGAACAGATATTCAGAGTGGACGAGACTGGGTTGTATTGGAAAAGAATGCCGGAGAGGACCTACATACACCGAGAAGCCCAAGCAATACCGGGGTGCAAAGCATTTAAGGACAGAGTAACCTTGCTATTGGGTGGAAACGTCGCCGGATTCAAGCTGACGCCGTTCCTGATCCTCAAATCAGATCATGCCTGTATGTTCCAAAACATAAACAAGGACACGCTGCCCGTTCATTACCGTTTTGATTGTAAGGCCTGGATGACACACGTCCTCTTTGAGGATTGGTTTACGAATTGTTTCATACCCCAAGTAAAGGAATATTGTTGGCAAGAGGGAATAACGTTTAAAATTCTGCTGCTCCTTGACAAAGCACCTGGACACCCCCTCCATCTTGACAGTCTCCATCCTAATATAAAGGTAGTTTATCTACCCCAAAATACCACCACTCTCGTACAGCCGGTGGGCCAGGGAGCTATCTCAGCATTCAAGGCCTACTATTTGCACGCGGTGTTTGCCAAAGCCTTTGCCACAGTGGACCACGAAAGGCTAACGCTGACTGAGTTTTGGAAAAGCTACAATATTCTGCATTGTATCGAAAACATCGTAGCAGCCTGGCAGGACGTTAGTGTGAAATGCATGCAAGGGTTTTGGAGAAAGTACTTGAAATGTTTTCCTCTCCTTGTCAATAATTCGGTAGGATTTGACCAAAACCAAACTGTGgatgaaataaataagaaaattttGACACTCGCGAAATTCCTTGATTTAGAGGTCGATGCTAAAGAGGTAAAAAAATGGATTGCTTATGCAGAGGGAGAGCTTTCGAACGAAGAGTTAATTGAACTGAAAGAAGAACTGGAAGCCCAAAAGGTGGTGGAAGAAGaggtagagaaagaaaaagaaaaagtagagaaagaaaaagaaaaagtagaaaaagaaaaagaaaaagttgtcgaaattgagcccaaaacattcaGTCTGAAAAGATTGGCTGGTGTTTTTTCGAGTGTTAACAAAGTTTTATCGGAATTGAAACGTATGGATCCAGACGTAGAACGTTTTAGTAAGGTACATTGGGAAATGAGTGAAATCTTAAAATGTTACCGTGAAATatatgaaggaaaaaagaaagaaaggaatgatAAAGAAACCAAACAGAAGGACTGCCGGAAGGAAGTTACTCCTTCTCCAGCTCCACTTCCCCTCCTTTTGCCCTTCCCGTCTACAGGAATACAACGCCCAGAGGATCCACAGCCATCAACCAGCTATGCCAGCCGATTCGCTCTTCCTGAAAACACAGAAAACTACGAATGTTTTCAAGGATTTATATCCAATTTTATGTATGCAG gAGTCCCAAAGGATACAATACTAAAATCTCCCAAATTGGAAGAAGAGACTTTTGAGATACGGAAAGTAAAGATTCCCCTGGACATAAAGGAAGAGATTGATGGAGAGGCCAATTCACCAG
- the LOC131193465 gene encoding tigger transposable element-derived protein 1-like isoform X1, producing MAEQRVGVPKEAGTENEARDPLIVQVRTTGDCLTSNGPSYINLQSQEEIHQCWDFHLQKFLKSVAVLPATLPPLEENATESQASTGRDKENPQQEISGWSRGESVLQRDPNISAKAWTGREKLDFCMKVKVKETLKEVDLGSQWPLQLRQFGPQDAEQHQEMSSKRKSSSTTEGSKKKQRKVISLNLKMKIIKAYEAGKKVTNIAQEEGLAHSTISAILKDKERIKEATKGSSGMTTSIIRKQKHLVHEMEKLLILWIEDQIQKRLPVSLFLIQNKARSIFSTLKERAGDECTETFTASRGWFMRFQLRFHYQKTHRLGKADKEAGKHFPDELDNVVAEGNYFAEQIFRVDETGLYWKRMPERTYIHREAQAIPGCKAFKDRVTLLLGGNVAGFKLTPFLILKSDHACMFQNINKDTLPVHYRFDCKAWMTHVLFEDWFTNCFIPQVKEYCWQEGITFKILLLLDKAPGHPLHLDSLHPNIKVVYLPQNTTTLVQPVGQGAISAFKAYYLHAVFAKAFATVDHERLTLTEFWKSYNILHCIENIVAAWQDVSVKCMQGFWRKYLKCFPLLVNNSVGFDQNQTVDEINKKILTLAKFLDLEVDAKEVKKWIAYAEGELSNEELIELKEELEAQKVVEEEVEKEKEKVEKEKEKVEKEKEKVVEIEPKTFSLKRLAGVFSSVNKVLSELKRMDPDVERFSKVHWEMSEILKCYREIYEGKKKERNDKETKQKDCRKEVTPSPAPLPLLLPFPSTGIQRPEDPQPSTSYASRFALPENTENYECFQGFISNFMYAGVPKDTILKSPKLEEETFEIRKVKIPLDIKEEIDGEANSPEYDI from the exons ATGGCGGAACAGAGGGTTGGGGTACCCAAAGAAGCAGGAACTGAGAATGAGGCAAGAGACCCCCTCATTGTTCAGGTCAGGACCACGGGGGACTGCTTGACCAGCAATGGCCCATCCTATATTAATCTGCAGTCCCAGGAGGAAATCCACCAATGCTGGGACTTTCATTTGCAGAAGTTCCTGAAAAGTGTGGCAGTGCTTCCCGCAACTCTGCCTCCCTTGGAGGAAAATGCCACAGAATCGCAGGCCTCCACGGGGAGAGACAAGGAGAATCCGCAGCAAGAGATTTCTGGGTGGTCCAGAGGCGAATCCGTGCTCCAAAGAGACCCGAACATCAGTGCAAAAGCTTGGACGGGCAGGGAAAAGCTGGATTTCTGCATGAAGGTGAAGGTGAAAGAGACTTTGAAGGAAGTTGACCTCGGGAGCCAGTGGCCCCTGCAGCTCAGGCAGTTCGGTCCTCAGGATGCTGAGCAGCACCAGGAG ATGTCTTCAAAGAGAAAGAGCTCCAGTACAACCGAAGGAAGTAAAAAGAAGCAAAGGAAAGTCATCAGCCTCAATTTGAAGATGAAGATCATCAAAGCCTACGAGGCCGGGAAGAAAGTGACTAATATAGCTCAAGAGGAAGGCCTGGCCCACTCCACCATCTCCGCCATTTTGAAGGACAAGGAACGGATCAAAGAGGCCACAAAAGGATCATCGGGAATGACCACGAGCATCATAAGGAAGCAAAAACACCTCGTCCACGAAATGGAGAAACTCCTCATCCTCTGGATCGAAGATCAGATACAGAAGAGGCTTCCGGTGAGCCTTTTCCTCATTCAGAATAAGGCGCGCAGCATTTTCTCGACGCTGAAAGAACGGGCAGGTGACGAATGCACCGAAACATTCACGGCCAGCCGTGGCTGGTTTATGCGATTCCAGCTAAGATTTCATTACCAGAAAACACACAGATTAGGTAAAGCTGACAAAGAAGCTGGCAAACACTTTCCGGATGAACTGGATAACGTCGTAGCAGAAGGGAACTATTTCGCTGAACAGATATTCAGAGTGGACGAGACTGGGTTGTATTGGAAAAGAATGCCGGAGAGGACCTACATACACCGAGAAGCCCAAGCAATACCGGGGTGCAAAGCATTTAAGGACAGAGTAACCTTGCTATTGGGTGGAAACGTCGCCGGATTCAAGCTGACGCCGTTCCTGATCCTCAAATCAGATCATGCCTGTATGTTCCAAAACATAAACAAGGACACGCTGCCCGTTCATTACCGTTTTGATTGTAAGGCCTGGATGACACACGTCCTCTTTGAGGATTGGTTTACGAATTGTTTCATACCCCAAGTAAAGGAATATTGTTGGCAAGAGGGAATAACGTTTAAAATTCTGCTGCTCCTTGACAAAGCACCTGGACACCCCCTCCATCTTGACAGTCTCCATCCTAATATAAAGGTAGTTTATCTACCCCAAAATACCACCACTCTCGTACAGCCGGTGGGCCAGGGAGCTATCTCAGCATTCAAGGCCTACTATTTGCACGCGGTGTTTGCCAAAGCCTTTGCCACAGTGGACCACGAAAGGCTAACGCTGACTGAGTTTTGGAAAAGCTACAATATTCTGCATTGTATCGAAAACATCGTAGCAGCCTGGCAGGACGTTAGTGTGAAATGCATGCAAGGGTTTTGGAGAAAGTACTTGAAATGTTTTCCTCTCCTTGTCAATAATTCGGTAGGATTTGACCAAAACCAAACTGTGgatgaaataaataagaaaattttGACACTCGCGAAATTCCTTGATTTAGAGGTCGATGCTAAAGAGGTAAAAAAATGGATTGCTTATGCAGAGGGAGAGCTTTCGAACGAAGAGTTAATTGAACTGAAAGAAGAACTGGAAGCCCAAAAGGTGGTGGAAGAAGaggtagagaaagaaaaagaaaaagtagagaaagaaaaagaaaaagtagaaaaagaaaaagaaaaagttgtcgaaattgagcccaaaacattcaGTCTGAAAAGATTGGCTGGTGTTTTTTCGAGTGTTAACAAAGTTTTATCGGAATTGAAACGTATGGATCCAGACGTAGAACGTTTTAGTAAGGTACATTGGGAAATGAGTGAAATCTTAAAATGTTACCGTGAAATatatgaaggaaaaaagaaagaaaggaatgatAAAGAAACCAAACAGAAGGACTGCCGGAAGGAAGTTACTCCTTCTCCAGCTCCACTTCCCCTCCTTTTGCCCTTCCCGTCTACAGGAATACAACGCCCAGAGGATCCACAGCCATCAACCAGCTATGCCAGCCGATTCGCTCTTCCTGAAAACACAGAAAACTACGAATGTTTTCAAGGATTTATATCCAATTTTATGTATGCAG gAGTCCCAAAGGATACAATACTAAAATCTCCCAAATTGGAAGAAGAGACTTTTGAGATACGGAAAGTAAAGATTCCCCTGGACATAAAGGAAGAGATTGATGGAGAGGCCAATTCACCAG